Proteins from a genomic interval of Gossypium hirsutum isolate 1008001.06 chromosome A09, Gossypium_hirsutum_v2.1, whole genome shotgun sequence:
- the LOC107928422 gene encoding cellulose synthase-like protein E1 — protein sequence MENYVPMHECRVHKISIIVNRTHAILHSIAILFLIHYRLSFFFQHPPNITIPTLPWLLIFVSELLLCLAWLLTQFYRWRPVYRTVFPERLPADDKLPAIDVFICTADPNKEPSVEVMNTVISAMALDYPPEKLHVYVSDDAGSDATLRCTKEAWNFARYWVPFCRKYGLVTACPDVYFSSSEDSFKGSSEFKAERKKMEEKYEILKQRIRRIVQENHTDVPVNNKLDHSSIIEVINEYHKEKDEVKIPILVYVSREKRPSHHHNFKAGALNVLLRVSAMISNSPYILVLDCDMHCNDPTSARQAMCYHCDPQTSQSIAFVQFPQTFRNISEDDIYDSQLRFVFKIQWHGFDGAGGPTISGTNFYIKREALLGSFSKQQDLMALKRSFGPSNDFIKTLVEDYKPCFIKDGESSRMLLEHANVLASCSYEDQTTWGTKVGFLYFCVLEDYFTGFTLHRKGSKSVYLYPKRPQFLGISSTNFNETSIQWTRWVSGLTSVTISRFCPLICGPLKMSLVHLMCYLEVACMPLLCCLSVWGFALIPQLCLFNGIPLYPKISDSNFNIFSIIFISAISKSLYDIVTTGDQFRVWKNEWRIWMVRSVTCYTYGSLDAILNKLGIKEASFLPTNKVTDDEQFKLYEMGIFDFRAATMFLAPLVVVILVNFAAFVGAVFKALVVDDNGDRYWEKMFGQMFLSFYILVSNYVIIEGMIIRKDKASIPLSATLWSVVFSVFILLIGSAILC from the exons ATGGAGAACTATGTACCTATGCATGAATGCCGTGTACACAAAATCTCCATCATCGTCAACAGAACCCATGCTATCCTCCATTCCATAGCCATACTGTTCTTGATTCATTACAGGCTTTCCTTCTTTTTCCAACATCCCCCAAACATCACCATCCCCACTCTTCCATGGCTTCTAATCTTCGTCTCCGAGTTGCTTCTCTGTTTAGCATGGCTCCTTACACAATTCTATCGTTGGCGCCCTGTTTACCGGACCGTATTCCCCGAGAGATTGCCAGCTGATGATAAGCTTCCGGCCATTGATGTTTTCATTTGCACTGCGGATCCTAACAAGGAGCCGAGTGTGGAAGTTATGAATACTGTGATATCGGCTATGGCGTTGGATTATCCACCGGAAAAGCTTCATGTTTATGTTTCCGACGACGCTGGCTCCGATGCAACGTTGCGCTGTACGAAGGAGGCTTGGAACTTTGCCAGGTATTGGgttcctttttgtaggaaatatGGCCTCGTGACTGCTTGTCCGGACGTTTATTTTTCAAGCTCCGAAGATAGCTTTAAGGGTTCTTCGGAGTTCAAGGCAGAGAGGAAAAAGATGGAA gAAAAATACGAGATTTTGAAGCAACGGATACGGAGAATTGTGCAAGAAAATCATACGGATGTCCCCGTCAACAATAAACTTGACCACTCATCAATAATCGAG GTTATAAACGAGTATCACAAAGAGAAAGACGAAGTTAAAATACCTATACTTGTTTATGTTTCTCGTGAGAAAAGACCTTCTCATCATCATAATTTCAAAGCTGGAGCCCTTAATGTCCTT CTTCGAGTCTCAGCGATGATAAGCAATTCTCCGTATATTCTAGTTCTTGATTGTGACATGCATTGCAATGATCCAACTTCAGCTAGACAAGCAATGTGTTACCATTGTGATCCTCAAACATCTCAATCTATAGCATTCGTGCAATTCCCACAAACATTTCGAAATATTAGTGAAGACGACATCTATGACAGTCAACTTCGATTTGTATTCAAG ATACAATGGCATGGATTCGATGGTGCCGGAGGACCAACAATATCGGGTACAAACTTTTATATAAAGAGGGAAGCATTATTAGGCAGTTTTAGTAAGCAACAAG ACCTTATGGCACTCAAAAGATCATTTGGTCCATCCAATGACTTCATTAAAACCCTAGTCGAAGACTATAAGCCATGTTTCATAAAAGATGGAGAATCTTCAAGGATGTTGCTAGAACATGCCAATGTTTTAGCCTCTTGCTCTTATGAAGATCAAACAACATGGGGTACAAAG GTTGGTTTTTTGTACTTCTGCGTGTTGGAAGATTACTTCACTGGATTTACTTTACATCGTAAAGGTTCGAAATCAGTGTATCTTTATCCCAAAAGGCCACAATTCTTAGGGATAAGCAGCACAAATTTTAATGAAACATCAATTCAATGGACAAGATGGGTATCCGGCCTTACTAGTGTTACTATTTCTAGGTTTTGCCCTCTCATTTGTGGGCCTCTAAAGATGTCTTTGGTTCATCTTATGTGCTATTTAGAAGTTGCATGTATGCCTCTTCTTTGTTGCCTCTCTGTTTGGGGTTTTGCTCTTATACCTCAACTTTGTCTCTTCAATGGCATCCCTTTGTACCCGAAG ATTTCGGACTCGAACTTCAACATATTTTCGATAATTTTCATATCAGCTATTTCAAAAAGCTTATATGATATTGTTACAACCGGTGATCAATTTAGGGTATGGAAAAATGAATGGAGAATATGGATGGTAAGATCCGTAACATGTTATACTTACGGAAGCTTGGATGCTATTTTGAATAAGCTTGGCATAAAGGAAGCTAGCTTTTTGCCAACCAATAAAGTAACAGATGATGAACAATTTAAGCTATACGAGATGGGTATTTTTGATTTTCGTGCAGCCACCATGTTTCTTGCTCCGTTGGTTGTAGTTATTCTCGTAAACTTTGCAGCATTTGTTGGAGCTGTTTTCAAAGCTTTGGTTGTGGATGATAATGGAGATCGGTACTGGGAAAAGATGTTCGGCCAAATGTTTCTTTCGTTTTACATATTGGTTTCGAATTATGTAATTATTGAAGGGATGATTATAAGGAAAGACAAGGCTAGTATTCCACTATCTGCTACTTTGTGGTCTGTTGTGTTTTCAGTATTTATCTTGTTGATTGGCTCTGCCATTTTGTGTTAA